The sequence TCGACGCGGCGGCGCCCCGGTGAGCGGCGACCCGGCGAGCGCCGTTCGGCAGTGGTCGTGCCCGACCCGGGTGTTCGCCGGCCCGGGAAGCCTGCGGCAGGTGGTCGACGCGCGACGGCGCGACGGCCGTCGGATCGGGCTGGTCGTCGACGCCGGCGTGACCGCCACGCCGGCGGTGGCCTGGCTGCGCGACCACCGGGCCGACAGCCCGATGATCACCGTCGACCCGGTGGGCTCCGGGGTGGCCGGCGTCGGCGACCTGGCCGGGTGGCTGCGCGGCCAGCCGGCGGACGGGCTGGACACGGTCGTCGCCGTCGGCGGCGGCAGCCTGCTGGACCTGGTCAAACTCGGCTGCCTGGCCATGGCCGACCCGGACCTGCCCGCCCGGCTCGGCGCCGGGCGCAGCGGTGTCGTCGCGCTGCCGGCGCCGCCGGCGGGCACGGTGCCGCACCGGGTGCTGGTGCCGACCACCGTCGGCACCGGGTCGGAGATCAGCCCGGTGGCCTGCGTCGGCGTCCGGGGCCGGCACCGGCTCGCCCTCTGCGAGGGGATGCGCGCCGAGGTGGCCGTCCTCGACCCGGCGGCCACCCACGGCCTGCCCCGCCCGATGGTCGTCGAGGGGGTCCTGGAGGCGCTGATGCGCCTGCTCGGCCCGTTCGTGGGCAGCCCCGAGCCGCGACCGGTGGCGGACGCCGCGGCGTTGTCCCTCGTCACCGAGCTGGTGCGCCTCGGTGACCGACTCGCCGCCGGCCGTCCCGGGCAGCCGACCGGCGAGCAGCGGCTGCTGGCCGCCGAGCTGTCGGCGTACACGCACGCCGGCTGGTCGCTCATCGGACGCGACCCGTTCGGCGGCAAGGCGTGGTATCTCGCGAACGAGGTGGCCAGCGTGCTGGCTGTCAGCAAAATGGTGGCCACCGTGCCGATGACGGCCGGGGTCTGGTCGCGGGTGGCCGCCGGCGACACCCGCTTCGGCGGCGCCGGGCGGCTGGCCGTGGCGTGGGACGCCACGCGGCGGGCGAGCGGCCACCGGCTGCCCGCCGACGCCGCGCGGGGCATCCGACGGCTCGCCGACGGGTGGGGCGTGCCGCGCTGCCCGGTGCCCGCCGCGGCCCAGCTGGCGGACATCGCCCGCCGGGTGACGCACGCGTTCGGCGGCGGCCTGCCGGCACTCGCCCGGATCAGCCACGCCGACGTGACCAGCCTGCTGCGGGAGTCCCTGAACGAGACCGCGAACGAGACGGCACCGGACGAGGAGCCATGGAACGAGGAGCCGCCGCGCGGGGAGTCGCGGTGCCAGCCCGCCGGGGCGGCGCTGTGATCGACGCCCGGGCCACCCTCGACGCCGGCGCCGGGATCGCGCGGGGCGCCAGTCTCATCCCACCCGGCCCGGAGCAGCCACTGTGGACGGTCGCCGTCGACATCGGTGGGCTGGACCCGTCCGGGCACCGCGGCCTGGCCGCCGACGACTACCCGCTGCACCTGGTCGGAGCGGCGGGCCCGCGCCCCGGCGACGCGCTGCTGCGCGGTGCCGGTGAGGCGGTGGAGCGCTTCGCGCTGCGGCCCCCCGCCCAGGACGACCGCGCCGCCGGCCCCGGCCCCGGCACTGACGCCGGCACTGACGCCGGCGCTGCCCGGCGGCTGCCGTTCGCCGACCCCGCGGTGGCACTGGGCTCGCCGGCGGCCGACCCGGACGCTCTGAGCTGGCTGACCGGCTGGGATCTGGCCGGCGGCGAGCGGGTGGCGGTGCCGGCCGCCCTCGTCGACTACCCGGCCGGCGACGCCGGGTCGCTGCGCTGGTTCGATCCGACGCCGTCCGGCGCCGCCGCCGGGGCCGGCGAGGAGATGGCCCTGCGCAACGCCCTGCACGAGATCGTGGAACGGGACGCCGTGATGGTCGCGTGGGCCGCCCAGCTGCGCCTGGAGCGGGTGGACCTCGCCGGTCTGACGGCGGCCCGCGGGCCCGGGGCGGCACACGTCCGCGACCTCGACCGCCTCGCCCGCGCGGCCGGTGATCTGGGGCTCTCGGTGACCTTCGGAGCCATTCCCACCTGCCTGCGCGGCGTCGAGTGCGTCGTGGGGATCCTGGTCGACCACGACTCGTCCCGGCCGCTGGCGGCCGTCGGCACGCGGGCCTCGGCCTGCCGGGCCGAGGCGACCCTCGGCGCGTTCCGCGAGGCGTTCCAGGTCCGCGCCGCCCTGCGGGGCATCTCCGAGTGGTACGCCGCCGGGCTCCCGGCCGACAGCGCGGGCGGGTACCCGCCCGTCTCCTGCGACCTCGACCGGGCGCGGCTGTGGTGCACCCCGGCGGCGGTCGACGCGGTCGAACGCTGGACGGACGGCTTCGTCCCGGCGGGCGGGCGGCGCGCCGCCGCCGGGCCGGCCGCCCCCACCACTACCGCCTCCACCACGGCCGCGGTCGGTGCCCCGGTGGATGACCTGGTGGCCGACCTGGTGCGCGACGGCGCGCGGCCGGTCGCCGTCCGGCTCACCCACCGGCTGCCGGCGGCCGTCCAGGAGATGGGCTGGGCGGTGGTCAAGGTGATTCCGGTCGGACTGCACGCCCTGCGGATGGACGAACGGCACGAGTTCACCTGGCTGCGCGGCCGGATCGCCGGCGCGCCCGGCCGGCTCGCCCGGTCCGCCGCGGTTGCGGACGGTGGGATCCACCCCTTCCCCCATCCGCTGATCTGACCCCGCCGGCTCGCCGCCGGCCTGAACCCGGTAGAGGTGTCGCCCGGCATGACGACAGACGCCCTGCGGGACCCCTGGACACCGGTCCGGGACGCCCCCGACGAACTGACCCTGCTGCACTCCCGGGTCGCGCACCGGTTCGGCCGGCCCGAGCCCCGGCGGCGGGCGCTGGCCTACCTGCGCGGGCTGGCGACGCTGCGCGGTGACCGCAACGGACAGGCGCTGGCGTCCGCGGCCGGCGAGAGCCGCCCCGACGGCATGCAGCGCCTGCTGACCGCGGCCGGCTGGGACGCCGATCTCGTCCGGGACGACCTGCTGGCCTACGTGCGGGAACGCTACGTCCACGCGTCGGCGGCCCTCGTCGTCGACGAGGTCGTGCTGACCGGGCGCGGGCCGAGCTTCGTCGGCGCGACCCCCCGCTACCTCCCCGACACCGGCCGGGTGGAGAGCTGCCAGGTGGCCGTACTGGCCGCCTACGACACCCCCGAGCACTCCGTGCTGGTCGACCGGGAGCTGTGCCTGCCCAGCCCCTGGGACACCGACCGCCGGCTGCGCCACGCCGCCGGCATCCCGCCGGACCACCACCGCCACAGCGGCCGGGAGCTGGCCGGGGCGATGGTGGAACGGGCCCTGCGCCGGCTGCCGCTGCGGTGGGTCGTGCTGGGCGTGGCCCTCGGCCCCGACGACCGGCTGCGCTCGTGGCTCGCCGGCAGGGAGGTCGCCTTCGTCGCGCCGGTCGGGCCGGGCACGACGCTCGGCGCGACCGCCGGCCGGCGGGTCACCGCCGCCGCGGTGGCCGCCCACGCGGATGACCTGCCGTGGACGTCGGTGCCCGACGCGGGTGCGCCGATCACCGGCTGGGACACCGCGTGGACCTGGGCGCAGGTGCGGGTGCGGCCGTCCCGGGACGGCCGCTGGGAGCACCGGCTCCTGCTGCGGGCCGCCGGCTCCCCGGGAGCGGACGGCTCCCCAAGGGCGGAATGCCCCCCGGGGGCGGGCGGCTCCCCGGGGGCGGGCGGGCTGCGCTTCTACGCCTGCCACGTCCCGCGGGGCACGTCACTCGAGGAGCTCGTCGGCGCCGCGCGCCGCGCCGGCGCGGTGCGCGCCGGGGCCGGCCGGGCACGGGCCACGGTCGGCCTGGACAGCTACCGGGTGCGCGGCTGGACGGGCTGGTACCGGCACGTGACCCTGGCGATGCTCGCCGACGCGGCCGCCGCCGTCGATTCGGCCACGGCGGAAGTG comes from Parafrankia discariae and encodes:
- the mpaC gene encoding daptide-type RiPP biosynthesis dehydogenase — encoded protein: MSGDPASAVRQWSCPTRVFAGPGSLRQVVDARRRDGRRIGLVVDAGVTATPAVAWLRDHRADSPMITVDPVGSGVAGVGDLAGWLRGQPADGLDTVVAVGGGSLLDLVKLGCLAMADPDLPARLGAGRSGVVALPAPPAGTVPHRVLVPTTVGTGSEISPVACVGVRGRHRLALCEGMRAEVAVLDPAATHGLPRPMVVEGVLEALMRLLGPFVGSPEPRPVADAAALSLVTELVRLGDRLAAGRPGQPTGEQRLLAAELSAYTHAGWSLIGRDPFGGKAWYLANEVASVLAVSKMVATVPMTAGVWSRVAAGDTRFGGAGRLAVAWDATRRASGHRLPADAARGIRRLADGWGVPRCPVPAAAQLADIARRVTHAFGGGLPALARISHADVTSLLRESLNETANETAPDEEPWNEEPPRGESRCQPAGAAL
- a CDS encoding YcaO-like family protein; its protein translation is MERGAAARGVAVPARRGGAVIDARATLDAGAGIARGASLIPPGPEQPLWTVAVDIGGLDPSGHRGLAADDYPLHLVGAAGPRPGDALLRGAGEAVERFALRPPAQDDRAAGPGPGTDAGTDAGAARRLPFADPAVALGSPAADPDALSWLTGWDLAGGERVAVPAALVDYPAGDAGSLRWFDPTPSGAAAGAGEEMALRNALHEIVERDAVMVAWAAQLRLERVDLAGLTAARGPGAAHVRDLDRLARAAGDLGLSVTFGAIPTCLRGVECVVGILVDHDSSRPLAAVGTRASACRAEATLGAFREAFQVRAALRGISEWYAAGLPADSAGGYPPVSCDLDRARLWCTPAAVDAVERWTDGFVPAGGRRAAAGPAAPTTTASTTAAVGAPVDDLVADLVRDGARPVAVRLTHRLPAAVQEMGWAVVKVIPVGLHALRMDERHEFTWLRGRIAGAPGRLARSAAVADGGIHPFPHPLI
- a CDS encoding IS701 family transposase, with product MTTDALRDPWTPVRDAPDELTLLHSRVAHRFGRPEPRRRALAYLRGLATLRGDRNGQALASAAGESRPDGMQRLLTAAGWDADLVRDDLLAYVRERYVHASAALVVDEVVLTGRGPSFVGATPRYLPDTGRVESCQVAVLAAYDTPEHSVLVDRELCLPSPWDTDRRLRHAAGIPPDHHRHSGRELAGAMVERALRRLPLRWVVLGVALGPDDRLRSWLAGREVAFVAPVGPGTTLGATAGRRVTAAAVAAHADDLPWTSVPDAGAPITGWDTAWTWAQVRVRPSRDGRWEHRLLLRAAGSPGADGSPRAECPPGAGGSPGAGGLRFYACHVPRGTSLEELVGAARRAGAVRAGAGRARATVGLDSYRVRGWTGWYRHVTLAMLADAAAAVDSATAEVRSPDESAAPREPAKNVATGTRQFTRGSLPTKDAAP